Proteins from a single region of Larus michahellis chromosome 13, bLarMic1.1, whole genome shotgun sequence:
- the EMID1 gene encoding LOW QUALITY PROTEIN: EMI domain-containing protein 1 (The sequence of the model RefSeq protein was modified relative to this genomic sequence to represent the inferred CDS: inserted 1 base in 1 codon), whose product MPRQRDTGLTWSPSESSSRLPSAEGSGAQQSKRCGALQRRALPARSPRSPSRPVPLSQGCGAGLGPSITRHVFLSPSSSPRRWQGSGSKKPPGRPPPRLRWLKGGWRLLGTLNQGAVPKTPPPPPLPPRVLTLSLSSVAPRLSPLPSTSPVANEGGVTCKTGPRRWSSQDTEALSAAPRRAHGGALPPLPAPARAPGLCLXLCCLLLPRRRRRRSPALLQPAARSNWCSYTVTRTVSCHVQNGTFLQRVFQGCRWPLACSGGSSYRTIVRPIYRVTYKTVTALEWRCCPGHTGANCEEEPHTFLTLRDTGRPSAAPRRPPLRPTAFSGCLNCSHVGELTARLATLEAQVARLSVAEAPTSPAPISPGRGPETGQLWGSPAARGSPGDDGRPGARGPPGPKGDAGGRGPSGIPGVKGPMGPPGPPGPPGPPGRDGARGLPGEKGLPGPPGPPGPPAPVGPAIPRIAEPRDPLLSNTFTEAAGGIVGPVGPPGPVGPMGPPGPPGPVGPPGPPGPDGRAGAPGAAGPPGEKGDRGPQGHPGSRGQDGAQGEPGPRGEPGEKGTWGEGLHQLREALKILAERVLILETMIGLYEPEPGSGSGPPGTAAPGPPRGKRGSGQPPYRIVAPRQRPPGKQ is encoded by the exons ATGCCCCGGCAAAGGGACACGGGGCTCACCTGGAGCCCCTCCGAATCCTCCTCCCGGCTCCCGTCGGCTGAGGGCTCCGGAGCTCAGCAGAGCAAACGCTGCGGGGCTCTGCAGAGGCGGGCGCTGCCAGCCAGGTCCCCGAGGTCCCCAAGCCGCCCGGTCCCGCTCTCCCAGGGCTGCGGTGCCGGGCTGGGGCCATCCATCACCCGGCACGTCTTcctcagcccttcctcctccccgcggCGCTGGCAGGGCTCAGGCTCCAAAAAGCCACCgggacgccccccccccaggctgcgtTGGCTCAAGGGTGGCTGGCGGCTGCTGGGGACACTCAACCAAGGTGCTGTCCCCAagacaccccctcctcctcctcttcctcctcgtgTCCTGACACTCAGCCTGTCCTCGGTGGCTCCACGGCTGTCCCCGCTGCCCAGCACTTCACCGGTGGCAAACGAGGGGGGTGTCACCTGCAAAACAGGGCCACGACGCTGGTCATCCCAGG ACACCGAAGCGCTCAG CGCCGCCCCACGCCGAGCCCATGGCGGGGCCCTGCCGccgctgcccgctcctgcccgcgcccctgggctctgcc ccctctgctgcctgctcctgccgcgccgccgccgccgccggagcccggcCCTGCTGCAGCCCGCCGCCCGCAG CAACTGGTGTTCCTACACGGTGACGCGGACGGTGTCGTGCCACGTCCAGAATGGCACCTTCCTCCAGCGGGTCTTCCAGGGCTGCCGCTGGCCCCTGGCCTGCAGCGGGGGCAG CAGCTACCGCACCATCGTCCGGCCCATCTACAGGGTGACCTACAAGACGGTCACGGCGCTGGAGTGGAGGTGCTGCCCTGGGCACACCGGGGCCAACTGCGAGGAAG AGCCTCACACCTTCCTCACCCTGCGGGACACCGGgcgccccagcgctgccccacgcCGGCCCCCCCTGCGCCCCACGGCTTTCTCAG ggtGCCTGAACTGCAGCCACGTCGGGGAGCTGACAGCCCGGCTCGCCACCCTCGAGGCgcag GTGGCCCGGCTGTCGGTGGCCgaagcccccacctccccagcacccatCTCCCCAGGCAGGGGGCCGGAGACCGGGCAGCTCTGGGGGTCCCCGGCCGCCCGCGGGAGCCCCGGGGATGACG GGAGACCCGGCGcgcggggcccccccggccccaaggGAGACGCGGGAGGACGGGGACCGTCGGGCATTCCCGGGGTGAAGGGTCCAATGGGGCCACCAG gtccccccggccccccaggacCACCCGGCCGGGATGGAGCCAGGGGGCTTCCGGGAGAGAAGGGGTTACCTggcccccctggccccccaggaccccctgccCCCGTGGGGCCAGCAATACCCCGCATAGCCGAGCCCA GGGACCCGCTCCTCTCCAACACCTTTACCGAAGCTGCCGGGGGCATCGTGGGTCCTGTCGGACCCCCCGGACCTGTGGGGCCAATGG gcccccccggccccccaggacCCGTCGGGCCACCCGGCCCCCCAGGACCTGAC GGTAGAGCCGGGGCACCCGGAGCTGCCGGCCCCCCCGGGGAGAAGGGAGACAGG ggtccccagggccacccggGCAGCCGCGGCCAGGACGGGGCACAG GGCGAGCCGGGCCCCAGGGGCGAGCCGGGCGAGAAGGGCACTTGG GGGGAGGGTTTGCACCAGCTCCGCGAGGCGCTGAAGATTTTAGCGGAGAGGGTTTTAATCTTGGAAACAATGATTGGGCTCTACG AACCGGAGCCCGGCTCGGGCAGCGGCCCCCCCGGCACTGCAGCACCCGGCCCCCCCCGCGGCAAGCGCGGCAGCGGCCAGCCGCCCTACCGCATCGTGGCCCCCCGCCAGCGGCCCCCCGGCAAGCAGTGA